AGGTCGTCGAGCGAGCACGTCCCCACTTCTCGATGTCGACCTCCTCGGACTTCTCGTCCAGGTTCGGCAGTCGAACCCCGACCTGTTTCGAAGAGAGCCCCAGCGCATCCGCGATGTTCTTCGAGCGGAAGTACTGCTGTCCGCGCGAGACGCTGTCGCGTAGGTACGCCATGATGCGCTGTTCCTCGTCCGAATACTCACTCATCGTACGAATCCGACTACGTGACTCAGAGTATTAACGGTTTCCCGGTCGTTCAGGCGTCGTACCACTGGACGGCGACGACGGCCATGACGCCGAACGCCATCGCGAGCCCGAACCCGACGGCGGCGTTGACCTCCATCGCGTGCGTCGTCGCCTCGGGCAGATCCAGGCCACCGCGGAGCGACGCGGTCGCGGCGAACCCGGCGCCGGCGGCGGCGATCGCGCCGAGGACGGCGAGGGCGCCGAAGAGCATCGATAACCCGAGTCCCTTGTCCGACCCACCGGTGTCCGTAGCAGTCATACTCGCCCGTATCCACCGACCCGACTTAGTACCACCGTCTCCGCGTCGCTCGACGGCGTCGACGTCGGGTCCGAGCGCGTCGACGGCGGCCGCGAGCGCGTCGACCAAATTCTCTTGCGACAAGACCTTTAAGACTCGCCGGGAGAGTCGCGGGCAAGATGGGTGCAGACGCAGCAGGCGAAGGTGGAACGGGCTCGTCGCTCGCCGCGACGCTCCAATCGCTGTTCCTGGGCAGTATCCCACGGGTCGTCGGAACCGTCGTGCTCTCGCTGGTCGTCGTGGCAGCGGTCGCGTTCGCGGCGGGCGCGGTCGGCGTCCCGAGCGTGACGAGCTTCCAGAACGAGTTCGCGGGCGTCGACGACTCGACGACGACGATCGCGTCGGACATCCAGGTGTCGAACCCGAACCCGATCGGCGCGGGGTTCCTCGGCGTGTCCGGCGAGTACGCGATCGCGATGAACGACGTCCGGATGGCGAACGGGTCGACGGGCTCGGTCGAGATGGCGCCCGGGAACTCGACGATCGAACTGGAGACGACCCTCGACAACGACCGCATCCCGGCGTGGTGGGTGAGTCACGTCCAGCGCGACGAGCAGACGGCCGTGAACGTGAACGCGACCGTCGACTCCGAGCTGCTCGGGCAGTCCGTCCCGGTCGAGCGGACGCGCACGATCGAGACGGACATGCTGTCGTCGTTCAACTCCACGGAGACACGGCCCGTGAACTCGAGTAGCCCGCTCGTGAGCGACCCGCTCCTGTACGTGAACGAGACGCGCGCGCAGTGGGGCGAGGTCACCGACGAGCGCACGGGTATCGTCGTCGACTTCTACATCTACAACCCGAAGGACTACGCGATCCCCGTCTCGAAGCTGAACTACACGATCGACATGAACGACGTGCGCGTCGGCGCGGGCGAGAACACCGAAGAGAAGGTGCTCGCGCCGAACTCGCTGACGCGCGTGCGGACGGTGACGCACATCCAGAACGACAACCTCGACGAGTGGTGGGTGACCCACGTCGAGCGCGACCAGGTGACTGACGTCGTCATCGACTTCGGCGCGACGCTCGACGTCGCCGGGACCGAGATCGTCATCCCGCTCGAGGACGCGACGCACCGCGAGACCATCGAGACCGACATCTTCGGGACGAAGGACGAATCCTCGACCGAGGACGCCACGGCCGGGAACGAGACCGACGGCGGCAGCGACGACGACAGCACCTCCGACGGAACCAGCTCCGACGGCGGCGACGGCACCACCTCCGAGGGCGACGACGGCACCACCGCAGATGGTGACGACACGACGACCGAGTCCGACGACACCACGAGCGAGGACGGTGACGACACCACATCCGAGGGTGGAGACGGGACGACGACGACAGACGACGGTGGCATCATCCCGCACGTCGCTCCCGGTCGCGTCCATCCGGAGACGGTCGCGTAGGCCAACGCGTCGGGATGGTAGCCCCGCGCGCCGGAAGGGTTTTTACCCTGGGCGCGCTCGGTCGCGGTATGGAACGGAGTACTCACTCTCCGGATCGAGTTCTTCTCGGGTAAGCCCGAGGTCAGTACCGACGAATCGAGCGAGCGCATCCAGATCGACGTCGACGACGCCTGCGTGGAACTGACCAGAGCCGACGCCGTCGCACTCAAGGAGCGCCTGGCCGACGCCGTCGTTTCCGACCGCGAGTTCTTCCGGACCGCCGGCCGCCACCGCGAGGACGGGAGCTACGAGGTCCGCCGCCGCGGCGCGGACTCGTCCGGGAACGCGAAGGTGTTCCAGGACTTCGACGCACTCGACCGCCTCTACGAGCGACTGCCCGACGCGTTCGACGCCGACGACGTCTCCCGGACCGGCATCACCGGGTCGCGTCGACACATGCTCGTCAGGCACTTCGCGGAACACCCCGCGTTCGACTGCGAGATCGCGAACCGGAGCCCACTGCGCGCGGAGAAGACGAACGCCGCGCAGTCGGCGAACGCGCCACAGTCGGCCGCTGGAGAATCGGACGCGACGAACGGCGGACCGTCGGAGGACGCAACCGACGACGGCTCGCAGCCAGAAGAGGTGGTCGCCGACGACTGACCCGCCGTCGGCGTCCGGTGTCGACGACGCGGTCGGGAACGGACGTCGTCGTCGGTCGACGATTCCGCCGTCAGTTGATCGTCGTGTGGTCGGACTCCTCGTTCAGCGCGAGGTTCACCGCGATCTCCGCGTTCCGCATCGCGTACTGCGCGGTCTGCTGGAGCGAGACGAGTACCTCGCGGACCTGCAGGAGGTCCTCGTTGTCCATCTCCGGGAGGTCGTCGAGGATCTCGCGCTCGCGGTCGCCGATCTCGTGGAAGAGCTCGCGGGCCGCGATCGTCTTCTGGTAGTCCCGCGTCACCGCGGACTCGACGGCGAGCGCCGTCAGTTCGTCTACTTGCTCGGTGAACTCGCGGATGCGCCGCATCGTCCCCTGGTCGACGTTCAGCGTGTGGCCCTCCGCCTCCAGGACGATGTCCGCGATGTCCTCGGCGTTATCAGCCGTCAACTCGAGGTTCTTCGCGATCGAGCGGTAGCCGATGAGCGGGAACCCGTCCGCGAGCCCGACCGCGCGAGCGAGGTTCGGGTTCTGGTACGCCGTGAAGATGAGCCGCAGCATCAGGACGAAGATCTTGTTCGCCTGCCGCTCGCGGTTCAGCGCGCGCTGTGCGAGGTCCGGGTTGCCGTGCGCGAGCGCCTTCACGGCCTCGCCGCGCATCGTCGACCCCGTCGACTCGAGGCGCTCCAGGAGGTTGTCGAGCGTGAAGTCCTCCGGGTCGACCGAGCACCGGATGGCGATGCTCTCGGGCGTCTCCTCGATGACGCCCAGGCCCATCAGCTGGGTCTCGGCGCGATAGACGGCATTGATCTGCTCGGAGTCGAGCGCGCCGTCCTCGTTCTCGATGCGGATGACGCGCCGCCCGAGCACGTACTGCGCGACGATCGCGCGCTCGACGGCGTCCGCGTCCAGGTCGCCCGCGTGGATGACCGCCTCCGTCTCCTCGCTGTTCGCGGACTCCGGCATCACCGTCAGCGTGCCCTTCCCGCCCATGCGGAGCGACACCTCGTCGCCCTTCTCGACGTCGTGCTCGCTCGCCCACTCCGCGGGGAGCGTCATCGCCAGCGTCGACGGCCCGAGCCGCTGCACTTTGCGCGTTTCCATGCCCCCGCCTAGGCAACGAAATACCTTATATTTGCCCCTCCAGTCATAATACATCACCCCGCGTCTACTAGGCGTCGGAGGCGGGCGATTCCACGTTACCGTGTCAACTGGCCGCCACGGGAGACGGGGTCAGACGACCTTGAGGAGCCGGTGCTCGTACCTGCCGACGCGGACCTTCTGCCAGCCCCGCAGCGACCCGTTCACGGCCTCGTCGTCCGTGTCGACGCGGAGGACGCCGACGTCGTCGAGCTTGCTCGGCGACGCGACAACCTCGACGCTGGAGCGCTCGATGACCGCGGGCGATATTTGGTGGTTGCCGCGCCCGAACACGAACCCCTGGCCGCCGATGGGCGACACGACGACGACGTTCTCCTCGCCGAGCGCATCTAGGATCTCCGCTTCGGTCCCGTCCCGGAGGACGACCTCGCCGTCGCGGTAGACGTCCACGCCGAGCGGCGACGGCTCGAACCCGAGTTCGCGCTTGATCGCACCGACCGTCCCGCCCGGTCCGAGCACGTACGTCACGCCATCCTCGACGTCGTTCGCGAACCCGGACGCGACGCCGTCGACGCTACCGCCCGCGACCTGCTTCGAGGACTGCACCGCCTCCGCGACCGGCACCGGAACCACTGCGCGCAGCGTCGTCCGGACCTCGCCCTCGCGGTACGCGGCCTCGTCGATGTCGTTCACCTCGCGGTCCGCGACCGCGTCGAACGACGCGACGACGCGGCCCGCGTCCTTCGGCGTCACGCCGAACACGGACGAGTAGATCTTCACGCCCGCGGGCACGCCGAGCATCGGGACCTCGACGGTGCCGTCGCCGGCCGCCTCGAGCGCTCGCGCGACGTCCACGGCGGTGCCGTCGCCGCCGACGAACAGCACGATGTCGACGCCCGCGTCCACGAACGCGCGGACCGCCGCGCGCGTGTCCGCCGCCGACGTCGCCGACGCCCCCTCGGGGTCGGGGTCGTACTCGTAGACGACCTCCGGATCGAAGCCCGCGTCCCGCGCGGCGTCCGCACCCATCTCGCCCGCCGCCGTCACCACCGTCACGCCGTCGCCGCGCGCTCGGAGCGCCGACAGCGCCGCCCTCGCTCGCTCGGGCGCACGCGGCTCCGCGCCGCGCTCGCGCGCCTCCGCGACCTTCCCGTCGGTCCCCTTCAACCCGACGCGGCCCCCCATCCCCGCGATGGGATTCACGACGAACCCGACTCGCATGCCCGCTCGTACGACCGTCGCCGGGAAAAGCGGTCGGTTTCGTCGGATCGACGCTGCACGTCGCCGGTCGACGAACGCCGAACGGCCAGAGTACGTCGGCCATCGCGGCCGCGTTCCGTCGCGGCTACGTCCCGCCACCCGGCACGGCCGCGTCCGTCAACGCTTAAGCCACCGGGGTCACAACGCCCGGGCATGATACCGCTTCAGGCCCAGGAGACGCTCATCGAGACCACGCCCATCGGCATCGTCGTCCTCCTCCTCTCGCTGGGCATCACCGCCGCCTGGCTGTACTCGATCTACAACTACGAACCGAACTCGCGCGGCAAGCCGACCGACAAGACCAGCTAGACGCCCTCGCGCTACTCCTCGCCCCCGTCGACGCGTTCGCGGAGCCACGCGACCGCCGCATCGACCTCCGCCTCGTCAGGGCCGGACACGCGGATGCGGACGCCGTCCCCGGGATAACTGCCGACGGCGACGTCGAACTCCGTCTGCACGCGCTCGAATCGGTCGACGAGCGCGGACTCCGGCTCCGCCGCGAACACCGTCTCGACGTACGTGCGCTCGCCGTCGAACTCCCCGGCGACGTCCTCGAACATCGCCCGCATCTCCGCGGGCACCCCCGGGAGGACGTACGTCGACTCGACGACCGCACCAGGTGCGACGCCCTCGACGTTGTGGAGGACGCGCGCCCCCGCCGGCACGTCCGCCGTCCCGTCCACGAGGTCGCCCGCGCTATAGCCGCCGTGCTCGACGAGCCACTCCTCCGCGACCTCGCTGTGAGCCAGCTCCCGACCGAACGCCACCGCCACGCCCGCCATCGTCCGGTCGTCGTGCGTCGGGCCGAGGCCACCGGTGACGACGGTCGCGTCGTACTCCGCGTGGAACTCGTTCACGACGCGCGCGATCGCCGCCTCGTCGTCCGGGAGGGTCACGACCCGACGGACGCGAGCGCCCCGCTCGGTGAGTCGTCGACACAGCCACGTCGCGTTCGTGTTCTCGGTCTCCCCGGCGAGCAACTCGTCCCCGACGGTGACCACGGCAACGTCCATACCGCAGGAACGAGACCGAGCCTCAAAACGAGTCCGGGACGGGATCGAGCCCGAGCTGCGAGGGAACCGTACCGATCGAGGCCGACGTTACCCCATCCCCGGCGGCGGGTCGCGGCCGTCGTCGTCGCCGCTCATGTCGAGCCCGAGGTCCTCGCGCTTGCGCTCCAGTTGCCTGATCTGGTAGACGTAGTAGGCGACCCCGGCGGTCCCGACCACGCCCAACAGCGCGACGAGGCCCGCGAACAGCCAGAGGTCCCGCGCCAGGTACCACTGGACGTTCAGCGTCCGCGTCAACTCGTCGAACCGCAAGTGGACGCGGTCGCCCTCGAGCGTCCGCTCGTCGGCGCCCGGCGACACCCGCCCGAACAGCGGGAACCCGACGCGCATGTTCTCGGGGAGCACCACCTCGTAGGAGCCCTCCAGGTACGACGGCAGCACGAGGGACTTCTCGTCCGTCCGAGTCGTGAACGCCACCTGTCCCTCCGAACGCGGGAGCGTCACGACCGTCGCCCCACCACTCTCCTCGACGGTCAGGTTCTCCGCCGTCACCGTCGTCCCGTTCGGGTACCGGTACTTCAGCGCGGAGATCGGGAGCGGGTTCCGCGACTCGATGCCGGGCCGCCAGAGCTCGAACTCCGTGCCCTCGTACCCCGAGACGTCGTACACCGCCTTGTACTGGCCGCCGGTGACGTTCACGTACGCGTCCGTCGAGGCGTTCCACTCGTAGGTCGCGTTCTCGTTCAAGCGCTCCTCGCTCACGCCACCGCCGAACGGCGACGTACACCCCGCCAGTGCCGCCATCGCTGCGAGCGCGAGCACCGCGAGCACCAGGCGTTTCCGAGCCATCCCTACGGGATGACGCAGCGGATCTCCGCGGGGAGGTACTCGCCGATCGCGGCGAGCAAGCCCGGCGGGTCCGTGCCTTCCTTGCAGACGATGCTCTGTTCGAGGAGTCCGATGCGTTCGACGGTCACGATGTCGCGGGCGTGCCCGGCCCGGTTCACGGTCGCGCGAACCTCCGCGCGCGTCGCCGAGTTCACGTTCACGCGCCCGTCGCCGCGCGTCCACTCGTAGAGCTCGTCTCGCTGCGCGTCACTCAACCGACTCGGTTCGCCGTCGCCGCCGTACACGAACTCCAGAGGCATGTGCTGGACGAGCCCGAACCGCTCGCGGACTTGACTCGGCGTCCCCTGCCCGAGTCCGATCTCGTCCGCGGGCACGTACACGTCCTCGCCGGCGTCGAGCACGAACCCCTCGTCGCTCCAGGAGTCGAACGTCCCGACGTACGTCTCTCCGGCGTCCATGTGCGAGTCGATCTCGCCGAACTCCTCGGCGAGCACGTTCCGCGCGACGACCGCGTCGTCACCCGAGACCGTGACGCTCGGGAAGTCGTCGTTGCGCACGCCGACCTCGAACTCGACGTCCAGGTCCGCGAGCTCGTTCCCGACGAGCGACGTAAGCCCGTCGACCGCGCGATCCCGAGCGTCGCCGCGCACGTAGACCTTCGTTGCGAGAACGACCATTATGCGCTCGACTCCACGTTCAGTTCCTCGCGAAGCGCATCCAGCCGGTCCTCCATCGCGGTCACGAGCCGGTCGTTGTCCATCGACTCGAGGGGCGACCCGCACTCGGGGCACTCGAACCCGAAGTCCATCGCCTCGCCGAACTCGAAGCGGATCGAGCAGACCTCGCAGAGGTAGAACTCGTGGTTGCGCTCGTACTCCTCGCGGTCATCGAGCGCATCCAGCAACCGATGCATCTCCTCTTCGAGGTTCTCCGGGATGTTCTCGTAGTGGAACGTCCACAGGTACGTGAGCCACCCGGAGTCCTCGTCGCGCAGACGCCGGTACTCCGCGAGGTCGTTCTCGTAGAGGATGAACAGCGCCCGCCGCACGTCGTTCAGTTCGAGGTCCAACTCCTCGGCGAGCTCCTCGTCG
Above is a genomic segment from Halorubellus sp. JP-L1 containing:
- a CDS encoding LEA type 2 family protein: MGADAAGEGGTGSSLAATLQSLFLGSIPRVVGTVVLSLVVVAAVAFAAGAVGVPSVTSFQNEFAGVDDSTTTIASDIQVSNPNPIGAGFLGVSGEYAIAMNDVRMANGSTGSVEMAPGNSTIELETTLDNDRIPAWWVSHVQRDEQTAVNVNATVDSELLGQSVPVERTRTIETDMLSSFNSTETRPVNSSSPLVSDPLLYVNETRAQWGEVTDERTGIVVDFYIYNPKDYAIPVSKLNYTIDMNDVRVGAGENTEEKVLAPNSLTRVRTVTHIQNDNLDEWWVTHVERDQVTDVVIDFGATLDVAGTEIVIPLEDATHRETIETDIFGTKDESSTEDATAGNETDGGSDDDSTSDGTSSDGGDGTTSEGDDGTTADGDDTTTESDDTTSEDGDDTTSEGGDGTTTTDDGGIIPHVAPGRVHPETVA
- a CDS encoding phosphate uptake regulator PhoU gives rise to the protein METRKVQRLGPSTLAMTLPAEWASEHDVEKGDEVSLRMGGKGTLTVMPESANSEETEAVIHAGDLDADAVERAIVAQYVLGRRVIRIENEDGALDSEQINAVYRAETQLMGLGVIEETPESIAIRCSVDPEDFTLDNLLERLESTGSTMRGEAVKALAHGNPDLAQRALNRERQANKIFVLMLRLIFTAYQNPNLARAVGLADGFPLIGYRSIAKNLELTADNAEDIADIVLEAEGHTLNVDQGTMRRIREFTEQVDELTALAVESAVTRDYQKTIAARELFHEIGDREREILDDLPEMDNEDLLQVREVLVSLQQTAQYAMRNAEIAVNLALNEESDHTTIN
- a CDS encoding ATP-NAD kinase family protein, giving the protein MRVGFVVNPIAGMGGRVGLKGTDGKVAEARERGAEPRAPERARAALSALRARGDGVTVVTAAGEMGADAARDAGFDPEVVYEYDPDPEGASATSAADTRAAVRAFVDAGVDIVLFVGGDGTAVDVARALEAAGDGTVEVPMLGVPAGVKIYSSVFGVTPKDAGRVVASFDAVADREVNDIDEAAYREGEVRTTLRAVVPVPVAEAVQSSKQVAGGSVDGVASGFANDVEDGVTYVLGPGGTVGAIKRELGFEPSPLGVDVYRDGEVVLRDGTEAEILDALGEENVVVVSPIGGQGFVFGRGNHQISPAVIERSSVEVVASPSKLDDVGVLRVDTDDEAVNGSLRGWQKVRVGRYEHRLLKVV
- a CDS encoding molybdopterin-binding protein, encoding MDVAVVTVGDELLAGETENTNATWLCRRLTERGARVRRVVTLPDDEAAIARVVNEFHAEYDATVVTGGLGPTHDDRTMAGVAVAFGRELAHSEVAEEWLVEHGGYSAGDLVDGTADVPAGARVLHNVEGVAPGAVVESTYVLPGVPAEMRAMFEDVAGEFDGERTYVETVFAAEPESALVDRFERVQTEFDVAVGSYPGDGVRIRVSGPDEAEVDAAVAWLRERVDGGEE
- a CDS encoding DUF5803 family protein, which produces MARKRLVLAVLALAAMAALAGCTSPFGGGVSEERLNENATYEWNASTDAYVNVTGGQYKAVYDVSGYEGTEFELWRPGIESRNPLPISALKYRYPNGTTVTAENLTVEESGGATVVTLPRSEGQVAFTTRTDEKSLVLPSYLEGSYEVVLPENMRVGFPLFGRVSPGADERTLEGDRVHLRFDELTRTLNVQWYLARDLWLFAGLVALLGVVGTAGVAYYVYQIRQLERKREDLGLDMSGDDDGRDPPPGMG
- a CDS encoding DUF2110 family protein produces the protein MVVLATKVYVRGDARDRAVDGLTSLVGNELADLDVEFEVGVRNDDFPSVTVSGDDAVVARNVLAEEFGEIDSHMDAGETYVGTFDSWSDEGFVLDAGEDVYVPADEIGLGQGTPSQVRERFGLVQHMPLEFVYGGDGEPSRLSDAQRDELYEWTRGDGRVNVNSATRAEVRATVNRAGHARDIVTVERIGLLEQSIVCKEGTDPPGLLAAIGEYLPAEIRCVIP
- the tfe gene encoding transcription factor E is translated as MAFEDLLEDPVIQKYLHELVGPKGMPVAAAPPDGEVTDEELAEELDLELNDVRRALFILYENDLAEYRRLRDEDSGWLTYLWTFHYENIPENLEEEMHRLLDALDDREEYERNHEFYLCEVCSIRFEFGEAMDFGFECPECGSPLESMDNDRLVTAMEDRLDALREELNVESSA